A window from Hymenobacter volaticus encodes these proteins:
- a CDS encoding T9SS-dependent M36 family metallopeptidase has protein sequence MKTSFTPPNCRPLLVAAMLALPGLAAAQSTPLRTALQQLSSRSTKFGLSAADVADPAVTSSYTDEGSAITHVYLRQRYQGIEIYGAEADMHLDRNEKVVSMNTAFLPNVNSLARAAATVPSLTPVQAVAAAARALNLAAPGNLTITKAGAPAAGMVFNEGGISLDPISVKLMYQARPSGELVLVWDVTIAPKSGDHYWNARVDAATGQLVDKTDLTNSEPVGFMELTQRALATPTWPETQPSAAATPNSYNAYPLTVESPLYGARQLQVNPADPTYSPFGWHDTNGAAGPEFTITRGNNVHAYEDRAARNGNPLGYSPDGGPDLSFDFPFNQTDAPQVYQDAAITNLFVWNNLMHDVMAYKGFNEVSGNFQVTNYSGTGLGNDDVRAEAQDGGGTNNANFSTPVDGQRPRMQMYLWPGGTGSIVSPATIAGSLPMRGTAYGRTLTAAGPISGRVVLANDGSANPPRSCSPLLNAADINGNIALVYRGGTCSTPAKIRNAQDAGARLVIIADSIPNTAIANYGGATDTVGLRIPSVAISKADGDKIRGALTSGTAVTISVSGITRDGDFDNGVIAHEYGHGISNRLTGGPAVAGCLGNAEQMGEGWSDFFGLWMTTKPGDQGFTPRGIGNYVTGAATDGYGIRPQRYSTDFAVNNQTYANIGVAPYTAVHAIGSVWAATLWDLNWKLVEKYGYNRNLKAATGGNNIALKLVIDGLKLQVCRPGFLDGRDGILKADSIYNNKANTYLIWQVFARRGMGIDAVQGSSNVITDQVAGYLIPTRVLATQSQQQRDELVEVYPNPASSELTVRLPVSSKTPVQISLLTVLGKTVQTTAVPSGQLQQGARLNTSDVANGLYIVQLRSSAGTFTKRVVIQH, from the coding sequence ATGAAAACAAGCTTTACGCCTCCCAATTGCCGCCCCTTACTTGTAGCTGCTATGCTGGCATTGCCCGGTTTAGCCGCGGCACAATCCACGCCTTTGCGCACGGCGTTGCAGCAACTCAGCAGCCGAAGCACCAAGTTTGGGTTGAGCGCCGCCGACGTGGCTGACCCAGCCGTAACCAGTTCTTATACAGACGAGGGCTCAGCCATTACGCACGTGTACTTGCGGCAGCGGTATCAAGGAATTGAGATTTATGGAGCGGAAGCCGACATGCACCTCGACCGCAACGAGAAAGTGGTCAGCATGAACACGGCCTTTTTACCTAATGTAAATTCGCTGGCCCGTGCGGCAGCAACCGTGCCTTCGCTCACGCCTGTGCAGGCAGTAGCTGCCGCAGCTCGTGCCCTCAACCTGGCGGCTCCCGGCAATCTGACGATAACCAAAGCAGGCGCCCCCGCTGCCGGTATGGTTTTCAACGAAGGCGGTATTTCGCTGGACCCTATTTCCGTCAAGCTCATGTACCAGGCCCGGCCGAGCGGTGAGCTAGTGCTGGTATGGGACGTGACCATTGCCCCAAAGAGCGGCGACCATTACTGGAATGCGCGCGTTGATGCCGCCACGGGTCAACTCGTTGACAAGACCGACCTCACCAACTCGGAGCCAGTAGGGTTTATGGAGCTGACGCAACGTGCGCTAGCTACTCCTACCTGGCCCGAAACCCAACCTAGCGCGGCCGCCACGCCCAACAGCTACAACGCGTATCCCTTAACCGTTGAAAGCCCCCTCTACGGTGCCCGGCAACTGCAAGTAAACCCCGCCGACCCCACATACTCGCCCTTTGGCTGGCACGATACCAACGGCGCGGCTGGCCCCGAATTCACTATTACCCGCGGCAACAACGTGCACGCCTACGAGGACCGTGCGGCCCGCAACGGCAACCCATTAGGCTACAGCCCCGATGGTGGCCCCGACCTGTCGTTCGACTTTCCGTTCAACCAAACAGATGCCCCGCAGGTGTACCAAGATGCGGCCATCACCAACCTATTTGTTTGGAACAACCTGATGCACGACGTAATGGCCTACAAAGGCTTCAACGAAGTGAGCGGCAACTTCCAGGTAACCAACTACAGCGGCACCGGCCTCGGCAACGACGATGTGCGGGCTGAAGCCCAAGACGGCGGCGGCACCAACAACGCTAACTTCTCGACTCCCGTCGATGGGCAGCGGCCCCGCATGCAGATGTACCTCTGGCCCGGCGGCACCGGCAGTATCGTGAGCCCGGCTACTATTGCGGGCTCGTTGCCCATGCGCGGCACCGCGTATGGCCGGACATTGACCGCCGCCGGCCCTATTTCCGGCCGGGTAGTACTAGCTAATGACGGCTCGGCGAACCCGCCGCGCAGTTGCAGCCCATTGCTGAACGCCGCCGACATCAACGGCAATATTGCGCTGGTGTATCGGGGCGGCACTTGCTCTACTCCTGCCAAAATCCGAAATGCGCAAGACGCCGGCGCCCGGCTAGTAATCATTGCCGACAGTATTCCGAACACCGCTATTGCCAACTATGGCGGCGCCACCGATACGGTGGGGCTGCGCATTCCTTCGGTGGCTATTTCCAAAGCCGATGGCGACAAAATTCGGGGCGCACTTACTTCTGGTACCGCCGTCACCATTAGCGTAAGCGGCATCACCCGCGACGGTGACTTCGACAACGGCGTAATTGCCCACGAATACGGTCATGGCATCTCCAACCGCCTCACCGGTGGTCCAGCCGTGGCGGGCTGCCTCGGCAACGCCGAGCAGATGGGCGAAGGCTGGAGCGACTTCTTCGGCCTCTGGATGACCACCAAGCCCGGCGACCAAGGCTTCACTCCGCGCGGCATCGGCAACTACGTGACCGGCGCCGCTACCGATGGCTACGGAATTCGGCCCCAGCGCTATTCAACGGATTTTGCGGTCAACAACCAGACCTATGCCAACATCGGGGTGGCACCTTACACGGCGGTACACGCTATTGGCTCGGTGTGGGCTGCCACGCTCTGGGATTTGAACTGGAAGCTAGTCGAGAAATACGGCTACAACCGCAACCTAAAAGCGGCTACCGGCGGCAACAACATCGCTCTCAAGCTGGTAATCGACGGGCTGAAGTTGCAAGTGTGCCGCCCTGGCTTCCTCGATGGCCGCGACGGCATCTTGAAAGCTGATTCCATCTATAACAACAAAGCCAACACCTACCTCATTTGGCAGGTATTCGCCCGCCGGGGTATGGGTATCGATGCCGTGCAAGGTTCCAGCAACGTTATCACCGACCAAGTAGCCGGCTACCTAATTCCGACGCGCGTACTGGCTACTCAGTCGCAACAGCAGCGCGACGAGTTGGTGGAAGTATATCCAAACCCTGCTAGCAGCGAGCTAACCGTACGCCTGCCCGTTAGCAGCAAAACACCCGTACAGATTTCCCTGCTGACGGTATTGGGTAAGACGGTGCAAACCACTGCCGTGCCCTCCGGACAGTTGCAGCAAGGTGCTCGCCTAAACACGAGCGACGTAGCCAATGGCCTTTACATCGTGCAACTGCGCTCCTCCGCCGGCACCTTCACCAAGCGTGTGGTAATTCAGCACTAG